In a genomic window of Chrysemys picta bellii isolate R12L10 chromosome 1, ASM1138683v2, whole genome shotgun sequence:
- the DDX17 gene encoding probable ATP-dependent RNA helicase DDX17 isoform X1, which yields MRGFGDRGRDRDRGGFGSPLPPKKFGNPGERLRKKKWDLNELPKFEKNFYVEHPEVARLTPYEVEELRRKKEITVRGTDACPKPVFAFHHANFPQYVMDVLIDQNFTEPTPIQCQGFPLALSGRDMVGIAQTGSGKTLAYLLPAIVHINHQPYLERGDGPICLVLAPTRELAQQVQQVADDYGKCSRLKSTCIYGGAPKGPQIRDLERGVEICIATPGRLIDFLEAGKTNLRRCTYLVLDEADRMLDMGFEPQIRKIVDQIRPDRQTLMWSATWPKEVRQLAEDFLRDYVQINVGNLELSANHNILQIVDVCMESEKDHKLIQLMEEIMAEKENKTIIFVETKRRCDDLTRRMRRDGWPAMCIHGDKSQPERDWVLNEFRSGKAPILIATDVASRGLDVEDVKFVINYDYPNSSEDYVHRIGRTARSTNKGTAYTFFTPGNLKQARELIKVLEEANQAINPKLMQLVDHRGGGGGGGGGRSRYRTAASSANNPNLMYQDECERRLRGVKDGRRDRDRGDSFANGANKTYGSAYGSPNSAFGAQQSQYGYAQGSYGAAAYGTSGYGTAEYNATGYAAASTATAGRTAQTATQPQYAGIARSGQQPQPLMSQQFPQPPATNMIGYMGQTATYQYPPPPPPPPPSRK from the exons TATGAAGTTGAAGAACTGCGACGAAAGAAAGAGATTACAGTTAGGGGGACAGATGCCTGCCCCAAACCTGTTTTTGCCTTCCACCATGCTAACTTCCCAC AATATGTAATGGATGTCTTGATCGATCAGAATTTCACAGAACCCACTCCAATTCAGTGCCAGGGCTTCCCATTGGCCCTCAGTGGCAGAGACATGGTGGGCATCGCTCAGACAGGCTCCGGGAAGACCTTGGCA TACTTGCTGCCTGCAATTGTTCACATTAACCACCAGCCATACTTGGAGAGGGGAGATGGTCCAATT TGTTTGGTTCTAGCTCCTACCAGAGAGCTGGCCCAGCAAGTCCAGCAGGTGGCTGATGATTATGGCAAATGCTCAAGACTTAAGAGTACCTGCATATATGGAGGGGCACCCAAAGGTCCCCAAATCCGAGACCTGGAGAGAG GTGTTGAGATCTGCATTGCCACACCTGGCCGCTTGATTGACTTCCTGGAGGCAGGAAAGACCAACCTTCGCCGATGTACGTACCTTGTGCTGGATGAAGCGGATAGGATGTTGGATATGGGCTTTGAACCCCAAATTCGTAAAATTGTTGACCAGATAAGG cCTGACCGGCAAACTCTGATGTGGAGTGCCACTTGGCCAAAGGAAGTGCGCCAGCTTGCTGAGGATTTTCTGCGTGACTATGTTCAAATCAACGTGGGCAACCTGGAGCTGAGTGCTAACCACAACATCCTGCAAATAGTGGATGTATGCATGGAGAGCGAGAAGGACCATAA ACTAATTCAACTGATGGAAGAAATCATGGCTGAGAAAGAGAACAAAACTATCATATTTGTTGAGACAAAAAGACGATGTGATGACCTCACTCGAAGAATGCGCAGAGATGG CTGGCCAGCTATGTGTATCCATGGAGACAAGAGTCAGCCAGAAAGAGACTGGGTACTTAACG AATTCCgttctggaaaggctcctatcCTCATCGCTACAGATGTTGCATCTCGTGGGCTAG ATGTGGAAGACGTTAAGTTTGTGATAAACTACGACTATCCGAACAGCTCTGAGGATTATGTGCACCGAATTGGCCGCACTGCCCGTAGCACCAACAAGGGCACTGCCTACACCTTCTTCACGCCGGGGAACCTGAAACAGGCCAGGGAGCTGATCAAAGTGTTGGAGGAAGCCAACCAGGCCATCAATCCAAAACTGATGCAGCTTGTGgaccacagaggaggaggaggtggtggtggag GAGGTCGTTCTCGTTACCGTACTGCTGCCAGTTCAGCCAACAATCCTAACCTGATGTACCAGGATGAGTGTGAACGGAGGCTCCGGGGAGTAAAAGATGGCCGGAGAGACCGTGACCGTGGCGACAGTTTTGCCAATGGAGCCAACAAAACCTATGGCAGTGCTTATGGAAGTCCGAATTCCGCCTTTGGGGCACAGCAGAGCCAATATGGCTATGCCCAAGGGAGCTATGGAGCAGCTGCCTATGGCACAAGTGGTTATGGCACTGCAGAATACAATGCTACTGGCTATGCTGCCGCTAGCACTGCCACCGCTGGGAGAACCGCTCAAACCGCCACCCAACCGCAGTATGCAGGGATAGCTCGGTCAGGCCAGCAGCCTCAGCCTCTCATGTCACAACAATTTCCTCAGCCTCCGGCCACTAACATGATAGGCTATATGGGACAGACTGCCACATACCAGTAtccaccacctcccccaccccctcctccttcaCGCAAATGA
- the DDX17 gene encoding probable ATP-dependent RNA helicase DDX17 isoform X2 — translation MRGFGDRGRDRDRGGFGSPLPPKKFGNPGERLRKKKWDLNELPKFEKNFYVEHPEVARLTPYEVEELRRKKEITVRGTDACPKPVFAFHHANFPQYVMDVLIDQNFTEPTPIQCQGFPLALSGRDMVGIAQTGSGKTLAYLLPAIVHINHQPYLERGDGPICLVLAPTRELAQQVQQVADDYGKCSRLKSTCIYGGAPKGPQIRDLERGVEICIATPGRLIDFLEAGKTNLRRCTYLVLDEADRMLDMGFEPQIRKIVDQIRPDRQTLMWSATWPKEVRQLAEDFLRDYVQINVGNLELSANHNILQIVDVCMESEKDHKLIQLMEEIMAEKENKTIIFVETKRRCDDLTRRMRRDGWPAMCIHGDKSQPERDWVLNDVEDVKFVINYDYPNSSEDYVHRIGRTARSTNKGTAYTFFTPGNLKQARELIKVLEEANQAINPKLMQLVDHRGGGGGGGGGRSRYRTAASSANNPNLMYQDECERRLRGVKDGRRDRDRGDSFANGANKTYGSAYGSPNSAFGAQQSQYGYAQGSYGAAAYGTSGYGTAEYNATGYAAASTATAGRTAQTATQPQYAGIARSGQQPQPLMSQQFPQPPATNMIGYMGQTATYQYPPPPPPPPPSRK, via the exons TATGAAGTTGAAGAACTGCGACGAAAGAAAGAGATTACAGTTAGGGGGACAGATGCCTGCCCCAAACCTGTTTTTGCCTTCCACCATGCTAACTTCCCAC AATATGTAATGGATGTCTTGATCGATCAGAATTTCACAGAACCCACTCCAATTCAGTGCCAGGGCTTCCCATTGGCCCTCAGTGGCAGAGACATGGTGGGCATCGCTCAGACAGGCTCCGGGAAGACCTTGGCA TACTTGCTGCCTGCAATTGTTCACATTAACCACCAGCCATACTTGGAGAGGGGAGATGGTCCAATT TGTTTGGTTCTAGCTCCTACCAGAGAGCTGGCCCAGCAAGTCCAGCAGGTGGCTGATGATTATGGCAAATGCTCAAGACTTAAGAGTACCTGCATATATGGAGGGGCACCCAAAGGTCCCCAAATCCGAGACCTGGAGAGAG GTGTTGAGATCTGCATTGCCACACCTGGCCGCTTGATTGACTTCCTGGAGGCAGGAAAGACCAACCTTCGCCGATGTACGTACCTTGTGCTGGATGAAGCGGATAGGATGTTGGATATGGGCTTTGAACCCCAAATTCGTAAAATTGTTGACCAGATAAGG cCTGACCGGCAAACTCTGATGTGGAGTGCCACTTGGCCAAAGGAAGTGCGCCAGCTTGCTGAGGATTTTCTGCGTGACTATGTTCAAATCAACGTGGGCAACCTGGAGCTGAGTGCTAACCACAACATCCTGCAAATAGTGGATGTATGCATGGAGAGCGAGAAGGACCATAA ACTAATTCAACTGATGGAAGAAATCATGGCTGAGAAAGAGAACAAAACTATCATATTTGTTGAGACAAAAAGACGATGTGATGACCTCACTCGAAGAATGCGCAGAGATGG CTGGCCAGCTATGTGTATCCATGGAGACAAGAGTCAGCCAGAAAGAGACTGGGTACTTAACG ATGTGGAAGACGTTAAGTTTGTGATAAACTACGACTATCCGAACAGCTCTGAGGATTATGTGCACCGAATTGGCCGCACTGCCCGTAGCACCAACAAGGGCACTGCCTACACCTTCTTCACGCCGGGGAACCTGAAACAGGCCAGGGAGCTGATCAAAGTGTTGGAGGAAGCCAACCAGGCCATCAATCCAAAACTGATGCAGCTTGTGgaccacagaggaggaggaggtggtggtggag GAGGTCGTTCTCGTTACCGTACTGCTGCCAGTTCAGCCAACAATCCTAACCTGATGTACCAGGATGAGTGTGAACGGAGGCTCCGGGGAGTAAAAGATGGCCGGAGAGACCGTGACCGTGGCGACAGTTTTGCCAATGGAGCCAACAAAACCTATGGCAGTGCTTATGGAAGTCCGAATTCCGCCTTTGGGGCACAGCAGAGCCAATATGGCTATGCCCAAGGGAGCTATGGAGCAGCTGCCTATGGCACAAGTGGTTATGGCACTGCAGAATACAATGCTACTGGCTATGCTGCCGCTAGCACTGCCACCGCTGGGAGAACCGCTCAAACCGCCACCCAACCGCAGTATGCAGGGATAGCTCGGTCAGGCCAGCAGCCTCAGCCTCTCATGTCACAACAATTTCCTCAGCCTCCGGCCACTAACATGATAGGCTATATGGGACAGACTGCCACATACCAGTAtccaccacctcccccaccccctcctccttcaCGCAAATGA